The sequence below is a genomic window from Citricoccus muralis.
GATCATCAACTTCACCGAACTGCCCACCCTCTCCAACAACTCATCCAACCTGCCCTACGGTCTGCGCATCGCGGAGATCGAGGTCAACTGAGACCCGCCTCACTGGCACTGAGCCTCGCCGCGTCGTCGTCGGAATAGTCCACGACGGCGCGGCGTTATGGCCCATGAACGCACCCGCACCACCCCTCCACAAGCCCGAAGGATCCCCTGTTGACTGAAACCGCTCCCGCGTCCGAGAACATCCACGACGTCGTCATCATCGGCTCCGGGCCTGCCGGCTACACCGCCGCCATCTATACCGCCCGCGCCTCGCTGAACCCTGTGGTGTTCACGGGCTCAGTCACCGCCGGCGGCGAGCTGATGAACACGACCGACGTCGAGAACTTCCCGGGCTTCCCGGAGGGGATCCTCGGCCCCGAGCTGATGGGTCATCTCGAAGCGCAGGCCCGGCGTTTTGGTGCCGACATCCAGTACGAGGACGTCGTCGAAGCCGACCTGCAGGTGCAGCCCAAGAAGCTGACTCTCGGCAACGGTGACGTTCACTACGCCCGGTCCGTCATCCTCGCCACCGGATCCGCCTACCGCGAGCTGGGGCTCGACGGCGAAAAGCGTTTCTCCGGCCACGGCGTCAGCTGGTGCGCTACCTGCGACGGCTTTTTCTTCCGGGATCAGAACGTCGCGGTCGTCGGCGGTGGCGACTCCGCCATGGAGGAAGCCCTGTTCCTCACCAAGTTTGCTGATAAGGTCACCGTGATCCACCGTCGCGACGAGCTGCGAGCCTCCCAGATCATGGCCGATCGCGCCCTGCAGCACCCGAAAATCGAGTTCCTCTGGAACACCGGCGTCGAAGACCTCACCGGCGAGGACAAGCTGCAGACCGCACACCTGCGCAACCTGAAGACCGGGGAAGCCTCCACTCTGGATATCACCGGCCTCTTCGTCGCGATTGGCCAGGACCCCCGCACCGAATTGGTCAAGGGCCAGCTCGACCTCCATGACGACGGCACCATTGCAGTACAGGGTCGTACCTCCAAGACCTCTCTCGCAGGCGTCTTTGCTGCAGGCGACGTCATCGACGGAACCTACCGACAGGCCATCACCGCTGCCGGCTCCGGCTGTGTCGCTGCCCAGGACGTCGAGCACTACCTTGCCGACCTCAACGACGCCCACTGAGCGCAATCAACCTTAACCCCACTACCAAGGAGACCCCATGAGCACCATCGACGTCACCGATCAGGACTTCCAGCAGAAGGTTCTCGAGTCCGACAAGCCAGTGCTGGTCGACTTCTGGGCTGAATGGTGCGGTCCCTGCCGCATGCTGACGCCCGTCCTAGAAAAGATGGCTGAGCAGTACGCCGACAAGATCACCGTTGCCAAGGTGAACGTCGACGAAAACCCCGGCATCGCATCGCAGTATGGAATCACCAGCATTCCGGCCGTGTTCGCATTCAAGGATGGCGAAAAAGTGGCCACCTCGATCGGCGCCAAGCCGCAGCAGGCACTCGAAGCAGAGTTTGCCGATCTCCTGCAGTAATTCTGTTGCACTGAGCGCAAGACAAATAGGCGGGCTCCCCACCAGACTGGTGGGGAGCCCGCCTATTTGTTGTACTCAGCCTCAGGAATCGCTGGCTCTCTTGGAAGGCTGAATGATATCCATGATGCGGTTCAAATCCTCGACGGACGCAAAATCAATGGCAATTCTGCCCTTCTTCGCGCCGAGGCTGATCTTGACCGTCGTATCCAGCTCATCGGTCAGCGTATTAGCTAGATACTCGAACCGCTCATTCTGAGCGGGCGTCACGCGCGTAGCGCGACGTCGAATACCAGTACCATTCACCGTCAGGGCGACGAGTTCTTCCGTTGCCCGAACCGATAGACCTTCATTCATGACGCGCTGTGCAACGCGCTCCATGGTGGCCTCGTCTTGCAGTCCGAGCAGTGCACGCGCATGCCCGGCAGACAAAACACCCGATGCAACACGTCGCTGGACCAACGGTGGCAACTTCATCAGTCGCAAGGTATTGGAGATCTGCGGTCTTGACCGACCGATACGTTCCGAAAGCTCATCTTGAGTGCAGTTGAAGTCACGCAGCAACTGCTCGTAGGCAGCAGCTTCTTCCAAAGGATTCAACTCACTACGATGTATGTTCTCAAGAAGAGCGTCCCTGAGTAGATCCTCATCGGCCGTATGGCGGATAATCACCGGGATTTCCATCAGGCCGGCAGCCCGGGAGGCACGCCAGCGACGTTCACCCATCACCAGTTCATAGTGGTCGCTATTAGTTGGTCTTACAACTATTGGCTGCAGAACGCCGACTTCACGGATGGACGCGATGAGCTCGTCCATGTCTTCTTCGTTGAAAACGTCACGCGGCTGACGCGGGTTCGGCACGATAGTGTCAATGGGGAGAGATCGCAGTTCTGGCCCAGGCTGTTCTGGCTCGGCAGAGTTCACCGGGAGCTCAACGTCCCGGTTGCGCCTGGAAGTAGCGGTACTGAGCGGATTAGGCATCTCACGACGAACTGGCCCTCGCTCCTGCGTCGTCTTTCGACGGGCCGGAGTAGGTGCCTCAGGGAAGAAGATGTCTACAGGTCTCCGTGTTTCACGTGAAACAGGAGTACTGGGCTCATCAATCCCCTCATTCGCAAGATACCGCTCTGCTACGGACGTAGGGGAACTAGGCGCCTCTACCTTAAGTCCGGATTTCTCATCATCTGATGATTCGGTATTAACCGGGCTTCCAGTATCATCACTCTGCTCATCTAAGTTTGCCGATGTATCCTGGATGAGCGCACTCAATCCACGGCCGAGGCCGCGACGGGATTTCTTCTGTGACATCATTTACCTCCAGTCTCCAATTCTAGTGGTGTTCCACGTGAAACACGACCATCACCCCCGAACCAGTAAGACGGTCATGAATACAGAACGACCTCATGTGATCAGTAGGTTGACTAGATGCATCGATACTCGCTCATCAATGAGGCTATTTGTGAATCCATAATCTCGACTCCCGCTAGCACGGGAGCACCATAGTGTTCCACGTGAAACGACACATGTGTTTACCCGTACGCGGCTTCAGTGAGATACAAACCAACTGCACGAATGGTCCATCTACAAACTCCATAGCAGACTCCAAGCTATCGGAGCCTGCGGTCAATTTGATGATGAACTGCACCAACAGATCGGCATGGGGTGCCAAGGAATGTTTCACGTGGAACGCTTTCCTCGGATGAGACGTGATGACGTATAGCAGACCCATAATGATGAAACGAGACGATCGAACCTTCTATACACAGACAAATCCATCGTTCGATAGCGAGCAGAGAAACACTAACGCGTGAACGGAGCCGAACAATCTCGCTTCATCAAGACCACCGTGATTGCTATAGGACATAGATCCAACTCGATGCATCAGGAGTGAATCGAGCTAGGAGAGCATACGGCCATTGGTGCCACAAGTTCATAGATGTCACACACTACGGTATTCATCGAGAGTGGTTTCACGTGCAACTGTAGAGCAGGTCAGTGAAAAAAGGGATATGAAGGTCAAAAGTGAGTCAATGCAGACGACCACGAACAAGTGCAGCCATGGTTTCACGTGAAACATGGTACTGACTTACGTTGAGTATGGAACGCTTTAGAGCTCGTGGAGCGTAACCAACGGTGTATCTACGTGAATACAGACCAATGCCCCGATGAGCTGAGAATCAGGACTCCGCTCATTATCTGCAGTATGTCTATAGCGCAAATATTAAGACCGCGTTGGAGGGGTTTCACGTGGAACGACGACGTGCCGACCTCAAGTTGCACAATCAGTTGGGCCAAATACCGAATCTGGTACGGACACAGAACAACTTCTAAAGTCGCGATTCATACGAAACAAGCACCACAAGGCATACCAACCAGGGCCCGGGATCTAGCCTCCACACCGGCGTGAGACTTCTACATTAACCAGTCATCGAGTCAGCCAACCGTATCAACCGTTTACGTCGTGAATACGGCCACAAGTGGTTGAGTATGAGTTCAGGAGCTAATGCCTGCCTACAAGAAGTGACTTGTAGGCACACGAGAGAGAACATCATGAACAACTAGATGTTCCACGTGAAACTAGGCTGGTGCACCACGCTCTGCAATTTCCGCCGCCGCCTCTCGATAACTTAACGCACCGCTCGATTGCGGATCGTAAGTCAAGACGCTCTGCTGGAAGCTCGGAGCCTCAGAAATGCGTACGTTACGGGGGATCAGAGTACTAAGCACTTCAGTTGGGAAATACTCGCGCACTTCATCTGCAACCTGAGTAGCAAGACGAGTTCGTCCGTCATACATGGTGAGCAGGATAGTGGAAACCTTCAGATCAGCATTTAGATGCTTCTGAATCATGTTGATGTTTTTCACCAGCTGAGAAAGACCCTCAAGCGCGTAATACTCAGTCTGGATCGGAATAAGCACCTCTGTCGCTGCCACGAAGGCGTTCACGGTCAGTAGGCCAAGGCTCGGCGGGCAATCAATGAAAATGTAGTCGAGACGGGGAAGTCCCTGCTCCTCACGATATTTAAAGTACGCCGCAAGTGCACGCGACAAACGCTGCTCACGAGCCACGAGAGAAACGAGTTCAATCTCCGCACCAGCGAGCTCGATTGTTGCCGGCGCCACCTGGAG
It includes:
- the trxB gene encoding thioredoxin-disulfide reductase, whose product is MTETAPASENIHDVVIIGSGPAGYTAAIYTARASLNPVVFTGSVTAGGELMNTTDVENFPGFPEGILGPELMGHLEAQARRFGADIQYEDVVEADLQVQPKKLTLGNGDVHYARSVILATGSAYRELGLDGEKRFSGHGVSWCATCDGFFFRDQNVAVVGGGDSAMEEALFLTKFADKVTVIHRRDELRASQIMADRALQHPKIEFLWNTGVEDLTGEDKLQTAHLRNLKTGEASTLDITGLFVAIGQDPRTELVKGQLDLHDDGTIAVQGRTSKTSLAGVFAAGDVIDGTYRQAITAAGSGCVAAQDVEHYLADLNDAH
- the trxA gene encoding thioredoxin; translated protein: MSTIDVTDQDFQQKVLESDKPVLVDFWAEWCGPCRMLTPVLEKMAEQYADKITVAKVNVDENPGIASQYGITSIPAVFAFKDGEKVATSIGAKPQQALEAEFADLLQ
- a CDS encoding ParB/RepB/Spo0J family partition protein; translated protein: MPNPRQPRDVFNEEDMDELIASIREVGVLQPIVVRPTNSDHYELVMGERRWRASRAAGLMEIPVIIRHTADEDLLRDALLENIHRSELNPLEEAAAYEQLLRDFNCTQDELSERIGRSRPQISNTLRLMKLPPLVQRRVASGVLSAGHARALLGLQDEATMERVAQRVMNEGLSVRATEELVALTVNGTGIRRRATRVTPAQNERFEYLANTLTDELDTTVKISLGAKKGRIAIDFASVEDLNRIMDIIQPSKRASDS
- a CDS encoding ParA family protein, coding for MSDQEAQLSDNPSVSRESQRETDTNLDSLTPLARELAAENLRRQKLKGKRLPKPDATRIFTISNQKGGVGKTTTTVNLSAAMARAGMHVLVVDIDPQGNASTALNIPHGSDDNSIYDVLLDDLEIQDVVQNCPDVDGLQVAPATIELAGAEIELVSLVAREQRLSRALAAYFKYREEQGLPRLDYIFIDCPPSLGLLTVNAFVAATEVLIPIQTEYYALEGLSQLVKNINMIQKHLNADLKVSTILLTMYDGRTRLATQVADEVREYFPTEVLSTLIPRNVRISEAPSFQQSVLTYDPQSSGALSYREAAAEIAERGAPA